The DNA sequence GAACGCGGGTGCCGCCGAGGATTCGTTGCTCGACTGCACCCAGGTACTGACCCTCCTGCCCCGTCGCTGAGCTAGAGGCAGCGGATGAGCGCGGAAGCGGTGCAGGGCCGCCGAGTGGTCCCGGCACGCCGGACGGCGCAACCGGGACCACGGCCAGCGGTCGCCGTACGGCTATCCGACCGGTACCGGCCCCGCGTTGCCGGGCAGCCGGGTCACGCTGGGCGGCAGCTGGGTCGGACCGGCGGACCGGCTCGCCGACGCGTCGGTCGGGCAGAGCGCGGTCAGCAGCAGCGTCTGCCAGGCGACGTCGACCGGGTGCGCGTCCGGGAACCCGACGTCGTAGTGGCTGAGGTTGATGCCGGTGGAGAGCTGACGCGCGCCGTCCCGGCTGTGCAGCGAGATCGTCAGGTGGCCGAGCACCGCGCCGTCGTGTCCCCAGAACTCGCCGCACGGCAACGGCGCCGAGTAGATACCGAGCCCGTAGCCGCCGAACTGCGGTGCGGACGGGTCGAACGGGACCGTGGTGAGCATTTCGTCGAGGGTGTCCGCGTCGAGCAGTTCACCGCCGAGCAGCGCCCGGTAGAACGTGTTCAGGTCGGCGGTGGTGGCGATCATCTCGCCGGCGGTCCACGCCCAGCTCATGTTGAACTCGCCGAGGTCCCGCACACCGTACGACGCGAAGTAGGCGCCACCGTGCGGGCCGCGGATCGTCGGGTCGACGCCGGGGAAGTAGGTGCCGTGCAGCCGCAGCGGTCGCAGGATGCGTCGCTGCACCTCGGCGACGGGGTCGTTGCCGGTGACCGCCTCGATCAGCAGGCCGGCGAGGATGTAGTTGGTGTTGGAGTAGCTGAACATCGCGCCGGGTGCGTTGGTCGGCGGCATCGCCAGGCCCGTCGCGACCAGGTCCGCCGGCGGGTACGTGGTGACCTGCATCTGGCTGATGGCGGCGTTCGAGGTGACCATCGCGTTGGTGTAGTTGCCGATGCCGCTGGTGTGGTTGAGCAGCATCCGTACGGTGACCTGCTCGCCCACTTCACCGGGCACCGTCTCGGGCAGCCACTGCCCGATCGGGTCGTCGAGCCCGAGCCGGCCTTCGTCAACCAGCTGAAGCACCGTGGTGGCGACGAACGTCTTGGTGATGCTGCCGATCCGATGCCGCATCCACGGCTGCATCGGGCGAGGTTTGGTGGCGTACGCGTGTCCGGCGGCGGCCTGCCACTCGTGCCGGCCGTCGCGGACGGCGGCCAGGACGCCGGGTGCACCGGCTTCCGGCACGTCGTCGAGTACGGACTGCAGCTCGGCGCGGTCGATGGCGTCGCCGGGCGAGCCACCCGACGCGGATCCACCGGCGGACGGGCCGGTTGACGGGCTGGGTCGTGCTGCGGCGGAAGCCGGCACGACGGCGATCGCCGCCACCAACGTCACGCTGGTGGCGGCGACCCGGAGTGTCCTGAAAAGGCTAGACATATTTACATGTTGAGCGCCCGACGGCGGTAACGCATCGTGCTCAGGTGCGAGAGCCGGCTCCCGCTGGCGGACGACCCGGCCTCCTGCCCACCGACGGTGGTCACTCTGGAGCGGAGACCGTCACCGTTGCCCGCCGCCGTACGGTCAGCAGCAGCGCCACGCCGAGCGCCACCGCGACGGCACCGACGCCGACGACCGTGCCGACCGGCGCGCCGGTGATCGGCAGGTAGTCGCCGTCGCCGGCCCCGCCGCCACCCGGTTCACCGTCCGGGTCGTCGCCCGCACCGGTGAAGACGATGGCGACGGTGTTGTTCGACGGGTCGGACTCGGTCGACGGCCCGCCGCTGTCGGCGACGATCGTTCCGTCCGTACCCGGCGTTGATTTGATCTTCAGTTGGAGGGTGTGGGTGATCCGCCCGCCGCCGGACGCCGTGGCCGGGAAGATGCTCTCGAAGTTGCACCGCAACGCCGCCGACTCGGGCAGCCGGGTCCCCGGCTCGCCCTCGGTGTAGCACCAGTCGGACGGCAGCAGGACGGTGCCCGACGGCGCGGTGACGGTCACGCCCGGTCCACTTCCGTCGGACGGCCCGTTGTTGACGACGGTGAAGGTCAGGTCGACGGTCTCGCCCGGCTCGCCGGTCACCGGCTCGGCCGTCACCGCGATGTCGAACGTGTTCGGCTTGGTGTGGACGGTGAAGTAGTCGACGTTGTCCTCGGTGTCGATCTCCTCGATCAGCGCCGCCGCCGAACGACCGGCCGACGCCTGGGCCTTCGCCAGCGCCTCGTTGATCGACTTCCCGCCGGCCGTCGACGCCCGTGCCTGCGCCTGCGCCGGGTCCTCAGCGACCAGCCGCGCCTCGAACGACCCGCTCGTCTCGCCCGGACCAGCCAGGTTGTTGCCGAAGTACAGGTCGAACAACGACTCGCCCTGCTCGTCGACGAGGAACAGGGTCTCCCCCGGCGCCAGCGGGATGGTCAGCGCGCAGGTGACCCGGCTCGGGCCGTACGCGTACCCCTCCGTCTTCGGGTCGTTCGGCCAGTAGGAGACGTAGTCACAGTCGGTGTACTCGTCGACAAAGCCGACTCCGGTCGGCAGGTCCAGCCCGATCGTGTAGCTGTCGGCGGTGCTGTCACCCTCGTTGAGCACTGCGGCGTACAGCGGGGCGGTGTCGCCCGGTCCGACCCGGTCCTGCTCGGTGTTGATGTCGTCGACCAGGGCGACCAGGTCGGGGCCGGAGGCCAGTACGGACACCGGGAAGGTCTCGGTGTTGTTGGCCGGGATGGCGTCCTGCTCGGCCGAGCTGATGGTGACGGTCATGGTGCCGGCGTCACCCGGCGTGGCACCGGCCCGGCTGGCCAGCCGCACCGGGTAGATGTGGTCGGTCAATCCGGCGGCGAGGGCACCGTACGCGCAGCTGACGACCCGGTCGGCGATCTCGCAGCCAGGGTGGTAGCCCTCGGCCAGCTGCACCGCGTCGTCGACGCCGGTGGCGTCGACGACGATGGTCACGTCGCTCGCC is a window from the Solwaraspora sp. WMMD792 genome containing:
- a CDS encoding peptidase, yielding MLNAAGWRRLGAGTLLAGALVVAAAAPAAAQNPGPDLFVSFDREPVAEVDNSGVTLGMYVYNYGDAPASDVTIVVDATGVDDAVQLAEGYHPGCEIADRVVSCAYGALAAGLTDHIYPVRLASRAGATPGDAGTMTVTISSAEQDAIPANNTETFPVSVLASGPDLVALVDDINTEQDRVGPGDTAPLYAAVLNEGDSTADSYTIGLDLPTGVGFVDEYTDCDYVSYWPNDPKTEGYAYGPSRVTCALTIPLAPGETLFLVDEQGESLFDLYFGNNLAGPGETSGSFEARLVAEDPAQAQARASTAGGKSINEALAKAQASAGRSAAALIEEIDTEDNVDYFTVHTKPNTFDIAVTAEPVTGEPGETVDLTFTVVNNGPSDGSGPGVTVTAPSGTVLLPSDWCYTEGEPGTRLPESAALRCNFESIFPATASGGGRITHTLQLKIKSTPGTDGTIVADSGGPSTESDPSNNTVAIVFTGAGDDPDGEPGGGGAGDGDYLPITGAPVGTVVGVGAVAVALGVALLLTVRRRATVTVSAPE
- a CDS encoding serine hydrolase domain-containing protein produces the protein MQSVLDDVPEAGAPGVLAAVRDGRHEWQAAAGHAYATKPRPMQPWMRHRIGSITKTFVATTVLQLVDEGRLGLDDPIGQWLPETVPGEVGEQVTVRMLLNHTSGIGNYTNAMVTSNAAISQMQVTTYPPADLVATGLAMPPTNAPGAMFSYSNTNYILAGLLIEAVTGNDPVAEVQRRILRPLRLHGTYFPGVDPTIRGPHGGAYFASYGVRDLGEFNMSWAWTAGEMIATTADLNTFYRALLGGELLDADTLDEMLTTVPFDPSAPQFGGYGLGIYSAPLPCGEFWGHDGAVLGHLTISLHSRDGARQLSTGINLSHYDVGFPDAHPVDVAWQTLLLTALCPTDASASRSAGPTQLPPSVTRLPGNAGPVPVG